Proteins from a single region of Catenulispora acidiphila DSM 44928:
- a CDS encoding phage major capsid protein, protein MTTIAIPTSSAELEEWMNDGERMTNVLKEGKFKEFVGNYQSANAKTDPDLKAQIAEQVQLGFAQFMKDNGEKGDIPPVDMTPGPAAMPRVHLENGARRSSAEKALNGQRAIGRALDGMFQDSAEFFRATHFDEMRVNRSADLSAKRSKVTEIMNSFGSEVPADGGFLIPETLRSNLLQVALEQAVVRPRAQVIPMETLRVPIPMIDSTSNVSSVFGGVICYWTEEAAALVESQASFGRVTLDAKKLTGYAEIPNELLADAPAFTSFFDDVFPRALAWYEDIGFMNGTGAGEPRGFVNCPASVAVAAEAGQPSGTIVWENIVKMYARMLPTALQNAVWIASIDTFPQLATMALSVGTGGSAVWLGNLQQPGSAVPPVSILGRPVIFTEKTPALGSLGDINFVDLSYYLIGDRQMMQSTSSPHFKFASDKTVFRIISRLDGQPWLQSPITPHNGAGALSPFVSLAARP, encoded by the coding sequence GTGACCACAATCGCCATCCCGACGTCCTCGGCCGAGCTCGAGGAGTGGATGAACGACGGCGAACGCATGACGAACGTCCTCAAGGAGGGGAAGTTCAAGGAGTTCGTCGGCAACTACCAGTCGGCGAACGCCAAGACGGACCCGGACCTCAAGGCCCAGATCGCCGAGCAAGTTCAGCTCGGCTTCGCGCAGTTCATGAAGGACAACGGCGAGAAGGGCGACATCCCGCCGGTTGACATGACCCCCGGGCCGGCCGCGATGCCGCGCGTCCACCTCGAGAACGGCGCCCGGCGCAGCAGTGCGGAGAAGGCGCTCAACGGCCAGCGCGCCATTGGCCGCGCCCTGGACGGAATGTTCCAAGACTCCGCCGAGTTCTTCCGCGCCACCCACTTCGACGAGATGCGCGTCAACCGCTCCGCCGACCTGTCCGCTAAGCGGTCCAAGGTCACCGAGATCATGAACAGCTTCGGCAGTGAGGTCCCGGCCGACGGCGGCTTCCTCATCCCGGAGACGCTGCGCTCGAACCTGCTGCAGGTCGCCCTGGAGCAGGCCGTCGTCCGGCCGCGGGCTCAGGTCATCCCGATGGAGACGCTGCGCGTCCCGATCCCGATGATCGACTCCACCAGCAACGTGTCCAGCGTGTTCGGCGGCGTGATCTGCTACTGGACCGAAGAGGCCGCGGCCCTCGTCGAGTCGCAGGCCAGTTTCGGTCGCGTCACCCTGGACGCCAAGAAGTTGACCGGCTACGCCGAGATCCCCAACGAGCTCCTGGCTGACGCGCCAGCGTTCACCAGCTTCTTCGACGACGTCTTCCCTCGGGCGCTGGCCTGGTACGAGGACATCGGCTTCATGAACGGCACCGGCGCCGGCGAGCCCCGCGGCTTCGTCAACTGCCCGGCGTCCGTGGCGGTCGCGGCCGAGGCCGGCCAGCCTTCAGGGACGATCGTCTGGGAAAACATCGTCAAGATGTACGCCCGAATGCTTCCGACCGCGCTGCAGAACGCGGTGTGGATCGCATCAATCGACACCTTCCCGCAGCTGGCGACGATGGCGCTGTCCGTGGGCACCGGCGGTTCGGCCGTGTGGCTCGGCAACCTGCAGCAGCCTGGCTCGGCCGTGCCGCCGGTCAGCATCCTCGGCCGTCCCGTGATCTTCACCGAGAAGACGCCGGCCCTCGGCAGCCTCGGCGACATCAACTTCGTCGACCTGTCCTACTACCTCATCGGCGACCGCCAGATGATGCAGTCCACGTCTAGCCCGCACTTCAAGTTCGCGTCGGACAAAACGGTCTTCCGGATCATTAGCCGCCTGGACGGCCAACCTTGGTTGCAGTCTCCCATTACGCCTCATAACGGCGCGGGCGCTTTGTCGCCGTTCGTGTCCCTCGCGGCCCGCCCGTAA
- a CDS encoding head maturation protease, ClpP-related produces MGLSRLKTTRTIANLRAGRNDWFRIKAQADGPTQVMIYDEVGFFGVTAQDFIDEMKQVDGPIDLHLNSPGGEVWDGIAIHAYLSGRGGVTTYVDALAASIASVIAMAGEQIVMGRNASLMIHDGWGLVIGNAADMREQAELLDRVSDNIASIYADRTGKPKDDWRAAMLAETWYIGQEAVDAGLADRMADPPAKPSKAAPDDEATKLAAHFDLSVFRNTPDRLKAAVFARVDAAEKLESDAQQTLAQARADADDQLKLLNDSDPEVQNAPVDGLDAARQPDADPPPTTTQLHDEAPVNADRGFSIPAGGPMDSIPAEPFRNWLNQGLALIGDQGSESGSDNISNAAMHEPYDGTHTHAHPAFGAQGDDDSHEHEHTHSGDADHRHDHGDEESDGDGGMTTNSLRGDRILGIESMPLLNKSLPVHHTDTVDTPWDGPAAVAAMPNDDKVLRYCHAWMSDEAAAEKSEEGDDDADDKKDNYRFPHHKTEGGPANLAACRNGLARLPGSKIPDSDKPGVEKHLQAHLDDADKSDSGDHGDSPSNHTHGDLNFAWDPSMTAALKEAMQ; encoded by the coding sequence ATGGGCCTGTCCCGGCTGAAGACGACCAGGACGATCGCAAACCTCCGGGCCGGCCGCAACGACTGGTTCCGGATCAAGGCTCAGGCTGACGGCCCGACCCAGGTCATGATCTACGACGAGGTGGGGTTCTTCGGCGTCACGGCCCAGGACTTCATCGACGAGATGAAGCAGGTCGACGGCCCGATCGACCTTCACCTCAACAGTCCTGGCGGCGAAGTCTGGGATGGGATAGCGATCCACGCTTACCTGTCCGGCCGTGGCGGCGTCACCACCTACGTCGATGCTCTCGCCGCCTCCATCGCCTCGGTCATCGCCATGGCCGGCGAGCAGATCGTCATGGGACGCAACGCGAGCCTGATGATTCATGACGGTTGGGGTCTGGTCATCGGCAACGCCGCCGACATGCGCGAACAGGCTGAACTGCTTGACCGGGTCTCCGACAACATCGCCAGCATCTACGCCGACCGCACCGGCAAGCCGAAGGACGACTGGCGCGCCGCGATGCTCGCCGAGACCTGGTACATCGGCCAGGAGGCAGTGGACGCTGGCCTCGCCGACCGCATGGCCGATCCTCCCGCAAAGCCGTCGAAGGCGGCGCCGGACGACGAGGCCACGAAGCTGGCCGCGCACTTCGACCTGTCGGTCTTCCGCAACACCCCGGACCGCCTGAAGGCTGCGGTCTTTGCTCGGGTCGACGCTGCCGAGAAGTTGGAATCCGACGCGCAGCAAACGCTCGCGCAGGCTCGTGCCGATGCCGACGACCAGCTGAAGCTTCTGAACGATTCGGACCCCGAGGTGCAGAACGCCCCGGTGGACGGACTCGACGCCGCACGGCAGCCAGACGCTGACCCGCCACCCACAACCACACAGCTCCACGACGAAGCCCCGGTCAATGCGGACCGGGGCTTCTCCATTCCCGCGGGAGGCCCCATGGACTCGATCCCCGCCGAGCCTTTCCGCAACTGGCTGAACCAGGGCCTGGCGCTGATCGGCGACCAGGGCTCCGAATCCGGCAGCGACAACATCAGCAACGCCGCGATGCACGAGCCCTACGACGGCACCCACACCCACGCGCACCCGGCGTTCGGGGCGCAGGGCGACGACGACAGTCACGAACACGAGCACACCCACAGCGGCGACGCCGACCACCGCCACGACCACGGCGACGAAGAGTCCGACGGCGACGGCGGCATGACGACCAACTCGCTCCGCGGCGACCGGATCCTCGGCATCGAATCCATGCCGTTGCTGAACAAGAGCTTGCCTGTTCACCACACAGACACGGTCGACACGCCGTGGGACGGGCCGGCCGCGGTCGCGGCGATGCCGAACGACGACAAGGTCCTGCGGTACTGCCACGCCTGGATGTCCGACGAAGCCGCCGCGGAGAAGTCCGAGGAAGGCGACGACGACGCCGACGACAAAAAGGACAACTACCGCTTTCCGCACCATAAGACCGAGGGCGGCCCCGCGAATCTCGCAGCCTGCCGCAACGGCCTCGCACGCCTGCCCGGATCCAAGATCCCCGACTCCGACAAGCCCGGAGTCGAGAAGCACCTGCAGGCCCACCTTGACGACGCCGACAAGTCCGACTCCGGCGACCACGGCGACTCCCCCAGCAACCACACCCACGGCGACCTCAACTTCGCGTGGGACCCGAGCATGACCGCGGCCTTGAAGGAGGCAATGCAGTGA